Part of the Quercus robur chromosome 5, dhQueRobu3.1, whole genome shotgun sequence genome, CTTGAAAGGAAATGCGTTGCTACAACCTTTTCACTGTGTATTGTTCACTCATTTGACCCACGAAGTAGAGGAAACACAAAACGGTGCGTTCAGGCCAACGACTAATTTTCACATTCTTtggtttcttctttctctcaacTACCGTGGTAGAGATGTCTTCAATGCGCTTCAGTGCTCCGTCCTCTTCCTCTTCAATGAATTGCACCTACCCACCAACCAATAAACCATCAAAACAGAGGAAACACGGTAATTGCAAACCCATTACACGGAACAAACGAACCCAATCCCCTTTGTTTATCCTTCACTTGAGCTCACCTTCTCTTTGCTTGGGACATCGTTGCCACCACTGTGGGTCTTTGCATTCACAAGTAAGTTGTGTCTAACTTCTCATACTCTCTGATTTGTTGGTGTGTGGTTATATTGTTTTCCATGAGGCTTCAATTTGTGGTTTTGTGTTCAATGTTTATGTGTGGTTTTTGTGTTCAACATTTGTgtgtggtttttgtgttttccatGACACTAGTATGTGGGTTTCTCTCTCCTTTGTGTAATTTTGTGTGTTTCTCTACCTGCCTATGTTGTATTTGGACTATGTGAGTTTACTTTGCATTTTCATGTGGGCATGTGTAACCAATTATGATATGCATATGAACTGTTTATTGAAATGCCTCAATGAATATAGAAGGAAGTTGCAGCAAAAATGGGTAAGGGGAAATCGAAGGACGGTGGTAATGAAGTGAGAACTGGTTGGAAAGAACCAGCGGAACTAAAAgatttttgtgatttgtgtgcTACTCAAGTCCTAGACGGCAAGAGGAATGGAGGATTTTTTAGAAGGGAAGGGGTTGATGCAATGATTGAGCAGTTGGGTGAAATGGGAAAAGTGGTGACTCACACGCAGTTTAAAAACAAATGAGATCATCTGAGAAAACAGTGGAAGGCTTGAAAGGAGTGTTTTGAGTGTGAGACTGGGTTAGGTTATGATTTTGTAACTAGGAAGCTTGAGGCCAGTGATGAGTGGTGGACCCGAAAGCTTCAGGTTAGTTCACTTTACATAATTGTGAAAAACTCAAATGTCTACAACTATATTATGTTCAAACTATTGGTTGTCCACATGTAGGCATGTCCAAAGGCATTAACCTTTAAAAACAAACCTTTGCCGAATGTTCAGTCCATGGAAATCATATTTGAAGGCATGGTTGCAACGGGGAAAAATGCATTCTGCACGAGTGGTGAAATACCAAAGGAATGCACCAAAGGGTTTGGGGACTCCGCTGATAGCAAAGAATTTGTTGACCCTCAATGTGAACCCTCTGTGAATGTTGACCCAATGGAGGTTGAAGGCCCATCATCATCATGGGCAAGATCGACAATGAATAAGGGGAAATGTTCTTTTAATTTCCTGCATCAAGTATCATGACTGGTTTGTGCAATGCACGACAAAAATATCCACTTAAAACTTGTCtggcaaaaaagaaagaattgtttATGCTTAAGGACATGATTACATGATAAAGCAAGGGCGTAGCTACATGAATTCTACATGAAAATTCTTACATGGACATGAAGTTGGGAAACTGACAATATGAAgcaaacaaaaatggaaaaatgcaTGCTACCCTTGCCCatgtcattatcttttttctacTATAGATTTAAAGTTGTCATTGATGTAAAACAAGAATAAAGAAAGTTAATTATAGCATGCGAAGAAAGATCAATTATTTCCATGCTTGTCTCCTATATCTAAAGCTTAGATAGATAGCCTGACTAAGGTCAATGGGTGGGGTAAAGATACCAAATTATACATATTTCACTTACAGCATCCCTAGGAAATTTTAGAGAATGCACAAGAAACTACAAGTTACAAATTTCTTAATCACTCAACcaattgcaaaaataaataaataaatacacatCAGTACAAGACCAAAGCATTATTAATTCGACTCTAAATCAAAAACATTGTGCCCCTTATACAAAGGGAAAGTAAAGGGAAGAAAGGAGTATCAAACaccatcacaattcacaaactcAAAAACCCATTGgcccagaaattaaaaaaccctCTGCACTGTATTATAATTTCTAATCATTTATGCATAAACAAGCTTAGCAGATTAGGCTCTTAACCTCAATAGGCCATTTTAGAAcagaaattaaaagcaaaacagaACAAGTGGGGTTAGATTCCAACAATTCAATAGAAAAGAAAgccacaaaataataaaagctaACTTGAATTAAACAAATGGTTCAGTAAGTGAAATTGGAAGAGGCGTGAAATAGGTTTATGGGAAGAGAGGTGAAATGGGTTTATGGGAAGAGAGGTGTTTCGGTGGGAGAGGAGTGAAATCGGGGAAGAGGGTGAACCCAAGTTTATGGAAGGAAGAGTACACTAGAGGGAACCCAATCTTCGCCAGAATCGGACTAGGTTGTCTTCCTTGTGGTTTTCTCTTCTAAGTTCTTTGCCGGTGTCGGACCAATGTAGGTCTTCCTCGTGGATTTCTTTGGTGGGCGTGGACCTCTCTTCTCGAAGACATAGGTGTTAGGGTGGGTAAGGAGTGAATAGAAGCAAAAGAGTAAACGCGGCCCTTAAATACTTTCAGCTGAGCTACAAAACTCAGATCCCAAAATAATCAGCCAGCGTTTTTCACTtatttgctacaatgttttcagttttcagcaaaatctACAGTATCCAAGCAGACCCTAACGTCTAGCATTTCAcgctttttttttcattaagaaGCGCATTTCAGTGCTTTccagtgggtcccgtgaactGTTCACAGGACTcataaacctcttttttcaacaaaactttcattaaatatgggtcccacgacactattcatacatttaaaaattattttgctacagtattttcagttttcagcaaaataaacgataTCCAAACACATCCTAAGAATGAGAGTGAGAGGAGGACATGCAAGGTGGACCTTTGGGATGAGAACAAGGCTAGCTTTGAAGCAGTATGTCTTGGTATAAGAGCATCCATTTTATCAGACCAAATAAGAGAGAGTTTATAGATTTTGATGTGAGAAATAGCCTGAAGctttgaaagagagagacacagTTTTAAGGAACTTAAAAtttgagggagagaaagagggaacccaagttttatttttctgtctgtgagagagagagagagagagagtcaaagtTTTATGTTTGAGAGGGAGATTATAGAGAGCttgttttagagagagagagagagagagagtgaagattttatctttgagagagagatagtttttttttttttttggcaaagaCTACGGGAGTTCGGAGCTTCTATAATGAAGTGGTGTGGAAtttgatataattaaaaaagaaagaatagaaaaaagcATGGTATAATTATTTTCAAGTTTCTGTCTTTAAACTAAATGTAATGGTAATGCTTCTAGGACAGtcattttcacaactattgCCTTATAAATTATTCTtgaaacaatataatttttatataaatcattaTTGAGATCATTTTTATTAGCATTAATcatgatataaaaatataacatctcaataattataaaaaggaatgtaaaattttttagaagttatataaattaattttgtcaatatcctgATTTTTGAGAGTGAGGATGCTCCCATGGACAAGTTTGTTTACATTTGCGTTTGTCTATATGTCCACTGCTATCCTTAATGATTCacattcatttctttttacatatatattaattattaaaataaaaaaataatttattataaatttacttttttgtcAAGGGTATTGCATAAGTCAAGAGTTAGAGACAcgagttttctttcttttatattttttatttttccggTTGAATGTTTTGTTGATTAAGTATTCCTGCAATTTGTGGGCAAAGAAggctaatctttttttttttttttttttttttgagagagaatttCAATCTATCATGTCGACACCTaataatagctttttattaTCTAACCAAGGAAAAGAGGCTACTTTTGAATGGGTTATTTTTAGCTAAATGTATGGTCCACCTATAAAGAAATTTCTAAAatcctaatttctttttttcctttttctttctcttaaaCAGAATTAGATATATTATGTGtaaattagttttaaaattttcaaatttagaacatgcttcatttaaatcttaaattttcaaaaaattttatttaaatttaggcTTTTAAAAATGTTTCAATTATTGTTAAACCTTATTGTCTTAGATAGTTGTATTTAAACCATAGTGTTTTTGGTAAGTTTCATTATAATCTCGAATTTcgaaataaatttcatttaaatcaaTTAACCATGTGATGTTTAACAGTGTTCACAGAAAACTTGAGAGACAgactttatataaaatatttttagaaaatatgtGCTTTAGTTTAGTTAGATGAAACATATGGAAAGTTtaagatttaaataaaatgcaCCCAAAAATTCAAAGGTTTAAGAAGTAACCTTCCCATTTGTTATTAATACAAAAACATGTGAACGTCTGttaatttgaaacttgatttttttaaggtggtcgttatgaaacttaaattatacaaaatctgaTAAAAAGAGAACATTGtatattgaccaaaaaaaaaaaaaaaacatacaaagtACAAACACATGCGAATACACGAAGTCTTATAATTTTCATCTAcaagttttcttattttgaaatcgttgcataATATATAGTCCTATTATTAATGCTGCAAGCTacatttctttcaaaattttagttcaataatttatttatttttgggcaTTTCCTTCTTGTTTGTAAGGGCATAGTATACTTTTAAGGGGActaaagtttaaggacaaatTTTGACTATAAACTTAGTTATAACCTAAAGCTACAActcttagtaaaaaaaattaacatagctacatattttaaaaatctaaccgttgaattacatattctttatatttttactagcctctgagcacacgCTTACGCACATGCTcaaaggctcttctattttttaggtaagggttaatttagagcatttattataatttgggattactacattttccaatcacaaaaaaaaatctagtaatgtgatgaaaaattatttcaccacacataatactcatcacacccctaggtttttttttttttttttttttttgtgattggaaaatgtagtaatcccaaattataataaatactctaaattaacccttaccaaaaaaaatagaagagcctttgagctaaattataataaatgctctaaattataTTCAACAAATTAGAGAACAAATTGTATATTATACcacaattataaattaatttgttattcCCATGTTATACGTGAACCTGCGACTAGTTTAATATAATAAAGGCGGAAATCACATTTTCATCCTTATATTTTCAAacgattcccactttggtccccaaattttatttttactgcttttagtccctatcttgAAAAACGCTTTTCATTTTGGTCTCTGTCATTACATCAGAGACTGAAAATGCACATGTGACAAACggcagaattaaaaaaaatagtaaaaatattttattttattttattttaaaataaaataaaattttagttatcaataattttaaaataaaaatattaaaaattttagttaaaaaagtGTTCTTCATGTTTTTCCCCCAAGAACATGGTTGCccagaaaataagaaattcaagattttcttctcttttatttcattttcttagcatccaaacaagcaaaaacatatacaaaaccATGATCAAACTTAGATATTCTAACACAATCAACTAAAAAAACCCAGAACATGGATTTTTCCAAGCATGACCTAGATGGTTAATAGGTACCTTTTTCCATCTTTCATCTTCATATTCATTTCATAACTCTTTCACATCCGTTTTTTCtctatgttatatatatatatatatatatatatatatatatattaatttatttatgggttttgtgtgtgtgtggggggggggggggggttgatggcttttgttgttgaagaaaacaaaaaaagtttacaaaaaaGAATGTGATTTGGTTTTTAGGGTTTGAATTCGAAATCCAATGGCATGGTGGTCGATGCTTGCTAATGGGTCTGCTTTAGATTGCGTCAAAACCCCAGAAAAGAAGCTAAAGCAAAATGATTTCTGGGTCGATCTAAAACCGGGTTCCAATGGATTTGATATCCAACTAGATTCCGATAAGCTTCGATGCGAGTTCAAAGGGTTTCTTCTACGTTTTGGCAAGGAGATCTGTGATCGAGACTATTTTCGGCCTCTACCTCCAATGCTTGGAGATGGGCAGCGTGTGGATTTGCTTATGCTTTTGTTTGCTGTGAGAGAGAATGGTGGGTACAACGTTGTTTCTGAAGAGAGGTTGTGGTataagttttgggttttgttagttGATTGTGTTAGAGTATTTGAGTTTGATCATggttttgtatatgtttttgcttgtttggatactaagaaaatgaaataaaagagaagaaaatcttgaatttcttattttctggGCAACCATGTTCTTGGGGGAAAAACGtgaagaacaattatttttaactaaaatttttaatatttttattttaaaattattgataactaaaattttattttattttaaaattaaataaactatttttaatatttttttaaattctgcTGTTTGCCATGTGCGCATTTTCCATCTCTGATGTAACGACATAAACCAAAACGGGAAGCGTTTTTTAGGATAAGGACTAAaagcagtaaaaataaaatctgggGACTAAAGTGAGAATCGCCtagaaatgtagggacgaaaatatGATTTTCgcctataataaaaaattaaaattaaaaaacaaaaatgcattGTGATTGTATAATTCTTTTcaagtttctttctttatttatgattacaaaattttcattctctcatACTtgtaaactataaaaataatccacatctttttttttttttttcttgatatttgttGGTATAAGAGGCTACAAGGGAACCGGGGTGCCACTTGCCAAACCAGCCAAATCTTCTATGGTGTTTATTATTTCATAACATGCTACAAAGAAAAAATTCCTTGAAAAACACAAAagtaagatttattatttttataatatgttgtatatatataacatccTCCCACATGTGTATACCCCACAAGTGTTTGATCTACTCCAATGTGAGAGAATGTTATATGCAACACGTCACACATAATACCACATTTACATCTAATTAAAAGAAGCCATCAAGGGACAAGTTCATATGCTACACATATGGATCATGGAAGGGCTAAGCTTCAGTCCAAGTAAATGTTTGATTAATCACTTAGTCCACCAGTAAAGAAAATCCCTCTTTCtgtttatcttcttcttcaactgGAGTAATGTATAGACTAGGGCCTCAGCTGTTGGAGGACACCCAGGAACATAAAAGTCAACCGGGACAATCCTGTCACAGCCTCGAACAATAGCATATGAGTAGTGGTAATAGCCACCTCCATTTGCACAGCTTCCCATAGAGATGACATACCGTGGATCTGCCATTTGATCATAGACCCTACaaaaaaattaccttaaaaattaatgcaatataaagtttcaaaatccaatcaaattaTATTAATACCAGATGGCAAAGTGGGTAGTTTTCACCGTATAGAAATCAATGATTGATATTATGGTGGATACATTAGAACTAGACCAAAGAACACCATTGTTGGGGTTGGAGCTTGGGGGTCAGTGCCGTTTGTAATGAAGAAGTATTGTTCTGGTCAATGAGTTTTGGTTCAAATATGTGATTCCTTGTAACAGAGATCAAAGTTTTCGATATTGTACTGTATTGGTTGGCGGTATGGTCAGTATTTGTCGTGCCTATAGATGAATCAATACAAATCTCTCCCTCAATCAAAACAAAGCCATAAAGCATACTGCATAAAATACCACCAGGCATACTGGTGGATATCAATTATTTTGGCTTGAAAATGGAAATttgttgattaaaaaattaccaaaaaaaaaaaaaaaatcctgaagTCAGCAATAGAAGCAGACACGCTTAAATGGAAGGTGAGTTCATAGAATCAACAGTATTGGGTGCATGTATAatctccacacaaaaaaaaaaaggtaacatCTTGGGCAGTTAAGCACAAGTTTTTGATTTCGAGTCTTGCGAAGGTCCAAGAGTGGACAAAAATATCAGAGGATAGGATCATAATTGATTCATTattctcattctcattctcctatttgtttctcaaaaaaaaaaaaaaaaaaattctcaatctCCAATTTAAATGAGACTCAAGGGCGGCGCTATAGTTTATTCAGGGCTCAAATGAATCCcctaacttcaaaaaaataaataatattatatacatgaaatattttttttagtttaatactttaatttattcttaaatttttttttttcacacctTGACTTAAATATTGCACGCCCTTATTACAAGTATTTCAAACTCTAAGAGTAAAAAGTAAGCCTTTGTGAATTGTAAGAattactctttattataaatttatataatatgtgTATAACTGTGTCTAATATTGAttgtttgaattactttttattttaatattatttgcGTGAATTATGATGTATGGATGTTTGTGTGTACAGTATATATGtgatataactttatataatttaataattaggaaatagagatggttttttttacatgtttgtgtattgttatcatattataataattttttttataaagttagtaaaattcaagaaaaaaaaatttttaagttaGTGATTGTTAAGCATTTTAATGGTTAAGTAGACACGTAGTGTATAATTTTATGTAATATGAATATATGTGATTGTGTGTGTCAATAATTAATACGGAACCAATGAGTTGAGAATTGAGAttagtcatttagtttaaaatatttttataaaaacaaagaaaaatagataataacaactgcataatgataaaaatgtttggcaaacttaacaaaataaaatgtttatagGCTCATAGCTACCCACATTGGCAATAGATACTCATAATGAACTATTATGTagcaattaaaattttgaaaaattgtaaaaagaaattgtaaaacttcatatattattattattttgttgataactagatatattcaaattctctttttattaattttttttttaatttaagtttcttaatgacacCTTCCTAAACAAAATTCTTGGAGCCGCCACTAAATGAGACCACATTTGGTAATGACCTCTAGACAAAAGACTAATACAATCCctcaaacaaaatgaaatacaaTTACATCTATCATCTAGAGTCATGCCTCAGTGGtggtttttgaatttaaacCTTCATAAACAAAGGTGTCATATTGGTGCGACTTACACTATGTTTTGGAGTTtgtaaagaaagagaaaggaatgaaatggatagaatagaaagaaatggaaaagaaatgAATTAAATATTGATCTCTCTTGTATTTAGATGTTTAAAAGAGAATTAGTGGAATAATAAGTAAATTTGggagttttttttatatagaaagaATGCAAAGAAATCCTTTTAtaacatttcatttctttaattAAAGTGGAGGTGTAGacatttaagaaaagaaaaaatagaatcacGGGGACGtaagtaaaaattaatttaaaacataCTCTATTCCTTCCAATTTCTCCCATTTTTCCGAGGGAGTTAAAAATTGACCTAAACTCTTTAAAATTCTTTGAGCCAGATATTCTAGATTTGGTTAAGTTTTGGATTATGGCTCAACTCACATGACTATTCAATCATTAATTTCTTGATGGGCAGTAATATAATTATGACCATAATTGGATGGGGTAGTCACGGCTAGTCCTCTCTCACCCTTTTTTTATAAAGTCAAAAATTCATACATCATCTTCACTTAGATAATTCGAGTTcataaggaaataaagaaatcaaagggctttcaacaaatttttcattGAACTCATATAAATCACCCATTATATGATGCCAACCACAATTGATTACATAAGATTCACACGGTTATTTCTAGTAAGATATTTCTTCCAAAATATTGATGAATATTTAACAATTAGTTAGGAACTCAtgaaatacaataaaatttttaactctctcttttattttttttctaggaaatttaataattattaattgatatttattattattatgtttgtcAATGTAACTATCCATTCtatcatttaaagaaaaattaagaaaattttatatgaaaagattttaatgaagagttatactaataataataataataataataataataataataataataatgtgaaaATTGTGAGGCTTCAAAGTTTATGTGATCTAATATTAAGATAATGATCAAAAGTTAAATTGTTTCGATTATGACTCCTTGGTACGATTTACATCTAGTACAATAACTAGGACTATCACAGTATGCAATTGCTATTCTTGTgagatttaaaagttaaaacggtaaaaagttaaaaaggtaaacaaaaggtttaaaaaaaaccattttaactAGTATTCAACTTTATGGGTTGAGATTAACCCgacatatttattaaatagaTTAAGATTCATCAACCTTAACATGTTATTAAACGAGTTAGTCGTGTTGAccagtttattattttttttaaaagaaaaaaaaatacaaatttcagTACTAATTCAATTgatttgaatatgaaaaaaaaatagattttttgaatatataattcaaaactAACAGAGTAATTGCATCATAAATAAAGATTCAAAAGTAAaacatatctcaatatcacaaataatcaattataatatgttaaacaaaataaaccacaacagcTAATTTTAGATCCCAGCAatcaatttcaagaaaatagATAAAAAGATAAAGGTACAAGTAAAGGATGACAACGACCTGAATTTCAAGTGATAGAGAGAAATGAAGGACGAGGGCAATGGCAAATTGGCACCGCAATGACAGATGTGTGATAGTGACTAAGAAAATAAGGTGAGATTGAGGTTGGAGAGTGATAGGTGGTCATGTGGCTTGGAGAAATGCaactaggaaagaaaataagtttataCACCTAAGGTTTTAAATGCTATATTGGTAAAATGATATTTAGTTAAACGAGTCAAATAGATTCCATAAGTTGGACACAAACCCTACACGCAAATTAAACGAGCTAGTCATGACAACATAAATAAGACACAAACCCATTAATCATCAAAGCATAACCTGTTAACTTTGTGTTGTGCTATATCATGTTCGTAGATCGTGTTGAATTTTGTCACTCCTACTTGGCAATAGTTTTGGCAACTAAGAGTATTTGCATTAACTcatgtgaaaattgttgtttattttagtataagaacctaattttcctattttacttacttttcaaaacacatcacattatattatatattttacattatatttcattaaaatattaataccTTAACATTGGAcaatcatattttaaaatttttaatttttctaaaatatttaaaatttaaaaaaccaaaaaattcaatttttaaatcgAAGGATaaaacatatacaaaaaaaaaaaaaaaaaagctgataacaaaataatcaatatCATCAAAACTTACTTCCGAAGTGCAGGAGCCATCTTATTGGTAAGAGTGCCAGCCACAACCATCAAATCGGCTTGTCGTGGAGAGGGCCTGAAGAAGGTGCCCATGCGGTCCATATCATACCTGGCGGCGCTGGCGTGCATCATCTCAACAGCGCAGCAGGCCAGCCCTAACGT contains:
- the LOC126727833 gene encoding uncharacterized protein LOC126727833 → MGKGKSKDGGNEVRTGWKEPAELKDFCDLCATQVLDGKRNGGFFRREGVDAMIEQLGEMGKVVTHTQKLEASDEWWTRKLQACPKALTFKNKPLPNVQSMEIIFEGMVATGKNAFCTSGEIPKECTKGFGDSADSKEFVDPQCEPSVNVDPMEVEGPSSSWARSTMNKGKCSFNFLHQVS
- the LOC126729016 gene encoding uncharacterized protein LOC126729016; this translates as MAALIPRHTATKLALVSSQRSTLLHTTPSSLMSSSHFPATQNGPRTTLPSRSPTAGLSKTGEYLVLKVDALANWAQSASIWPVTLGLACCAVEMMHASAARYDMDRMGTFFRPSPRQADLMVVAGTLTNKMAPALRKVYDQMADPRYVISMGSCANGGGYYHYSYAIVRGCDRIVPVDFYVPGCPPTAEALVYTLLQLKKKINRKRDFLYWWTK